In Cytobacillus oceanisediminis, the following proteins share a genomic window:
- a CDS encoding 3D domain-containing protein — MSKLKIWMKRSVMSALFIGALLTTFHSISGVEARSIVQLHQSDAEQADEDGNSKFDHTLKSVGVAFKFLKQAVSLEPKISASEAVASEQPPTLEESIDWSQYQKQQVIATGYTAFYESTGKNPDHPSFGITYSGVKVKRDLYSTVAADLNVFPIGTILFIPDYGYGVVADKGGAIKGNKLDLYYETVDDVYNNWGKKTLDVYIVEMGDGTLTEEELKLLNENESMQVFRQQYIKSEKK; from the coding sequence ATGAGCAAATTAAAAATATGGATGAAACGTTCGGTAATGTCAGCCTTATTTATAGGCGCGTTATTGACAACTTTCCATTCGATTTCCGGAGTGGAAGCACGATCAATTGTTCAGCTGCATCAAAGTGATGCTGAACAAGCTGACGAGGATGGAAATTCAAAGTTTGACCATACATTAAAATCGGTTGGCGTAGCATTTAAGTTTTTAAAGCAGGCAGTGAGTCTGGAGCCTAAGATTTCTGCGAGTGAAGCTGTGGCAAGTGAACAGCCGCCGACACTGGAAGAATCGATTGACTGGTCGCAGTATCAGAAACAACAAGTAATAGCTACTGGATATACGGCATTTTACGAGTCGACAGGCAAAAATCCGGATCATCCGTCCTTTGGCATTACATACTCAGGCGTTAAAGTAAAAAGAGATTTATACTCTACAGTCGCAGCAGATTTGAATGTTTTTCCGATTGGAACGATTTTGTTTATCCCTGATTATGGATATGGTGTTGTAGCAGATAAAGGCGGCGCCATTAAAGGGAATAAATTGGACCTTTATTATGAAACAGTAGATGATGTTTATAATAACTGGGGAAAGAAAACGCTCGATGTTTACATCGTTGAAATGGGCGATGGAACCCTGACGGAAGAAGAATTAAAATTACTGAATGAAAATGAATCCATGCAGGTTTTTAGACAGCAATATATTAAATCTGAGAAAAAATAA
- the thrC gene encoding threonine synthase has translation MRWEGLIKTYKDFLPVNENTPMLTLNEGNTPLIRLDKLSRDWGIDLYVKTEGANPTGSFKDRGMVMAVAKAKEEGSDAIICASTGNTSAAAAAYAARAGIRCVVVIPEGKIAMGKLAQAVMYGAEVVSIEGNFDQALAMVRKISETEPITLVNSVNPYRLEGQKTAAFEICDQLGGAPDILALPVGNAGNISAYWKGFKEYNEARGTGLPKMHGVQAEGAAAIVHNRVFENPETIATAIRIGNPASWHLANAALSESNGKIDEVSDEEILCMYRKLASSEGIFAEPASCASLAGVYKQLRNGEIPHKTKIVAILTGNGLKDPNTAIDCSPVKPVSLPNDEKAVADHIKGAVHI, from the coding sequence ATGAGATGGGAAGGCCTTATAAAAACATATAAAGATTTTTTGCCTGTTAATGAAAATACACCAATGCTTACTTTAAATGAGGGCAACACTCCCCTGATCAGGCTGGATAAACTCTCGAGGGACTGGGGCATTGACCTCTATGTGAAAACGGAAGGAGCAAATCCAACAGGTTCATTTAAAGACAGAGGCATGGTTATGGCTGTTGCAAAGGCAAAAGAAGAAGGAAGTGACGCCATCATCTGTGCCTCCACCGGCAATACCTCTGCAGCTGCGGCTGCATATGCAGCCAGAGCCGGCATAAGATGTGTGGTTGTCATCCCTGAAGGGAAAATCGCCATGGGAAAGCTGGCACAGGCTGTTATGTATGGAGCGGAAGTCGTATCTATTGAAGGTAATTTTGACCAGGCACTGGCAATGGTGCGGAAGATAAGCGAAACAGAACCTATTACACTCGTAAACTCGGTTAATCCGTATCGTCTTGAGGGCCAGAAGACAGCGGCCTTTGAAATCTGCGACCAGCTTGGAGGCGCTCCGGATATCCTTGCTCTGCCTGTGGGCAATGCAGGCAATATTTCTGCCTATTGGAAAGGGTTTAAAGAATACAATGAAGCAAGGGGTACAGGACTTCCGAAAATGCATGGGGTACAGGCTGAAGGGGCAGCGGCCATCGTTCATAACCGTGTGTTTGAAAATCCCGAAACGATTGCCACAGCCATCCGAATCGGAAATCCTGCGAGCTGGCACTTAGCCAATGCAGCCCTGTCTGAATCAAATGGAAAAATTGATGAAGTCAGCGACGAAGAGATTCTATGCATGTATCGTAAACTTGCTTCATCTGAAGGGATTTTTGCTGAGCCAGCTTCATGTGCTTCGCTTGCGGGGGTATATAAACAGCTGCGCAATGGGGAGATTCCGCATAAAACAAAGATTGTGGCCATCCTGACTGGGAACGGACTGAAGGATCCTAATACAGCCATTGATTGCAGCCCTGTTAAACCAGTTTCGCTGCCTAACGATGAAAAAGCAGTAGCAGATCATATCAAGGGAGCCGTTCACATATGA
- a CDS encoding cobalamin-binding protein, with amino-acid sequence MKILSLCPSNTELVEYLGFTDMLAGVDDYSDWPGQISKLPRLGPDLSINMDKVEEMKPDLVLASLSVPGMEKNVAELEKRQIPHIVLNPQSLADIEQDLVFAAEKIGKPERGILAAKEFAGKIEELKLISSRIEKKTSLYWEWWPKPVFTPGKVNWLTEISEIAGGMNLFRDVELASVQTDWDDVLNRQPDYICLAWVGVRREKVKAEIVLKRPGWSEMEAVKQNRILVLEEELFCRPSPRLIEGAIKLAKKIHPQAFSML; translated from the coding sequence GTGAAAATCCTTTCCTTATGCCCAAGCAATACGGAATTAGTGGAATACTTGGGTTTTACTGATATGCTCGCGGGGGTGGATGATTATTCGGATTGGCCCGGCCAAATCTCCAAGCTGCCCCGGCTTGGCCCTGACTTGTCTATTAATATGGACAAAGTGGAGGAAATGAAGCCTGATCTTGTGCTGGCATCCCTTAGTGTACCCGGCATGGAAAAGAATGTAGCAGAGCTAGAAAAAAGGCAGATTCCCCACATTGTTTTAAATCCTCAAAGCCTGGCAGATATTGAACAGGACCTGGTTTTTGCTGCTGAAAAAATCGGGAAGCCTGAAAGAGGCATTTTGGCTGCTAAAGAGTTTGCGGGAAAAATAGAGGAACTTAAGCTCATCTCAAGCAGGATTGAAAAAAAAACCAGCCTCTATTGGGAATGGTGGCCCAAGCCCGTATTTACACCCGGCAAGGTCAATTGGCTGACGGAAATCAGTGAAATTGCCGGTGGAATGAATTTATTCAGGGATGTTGAGCTTGCAAGTGTCCAGACTGATTGGGATGATGTCCTGAATCGGCAGCCGGATTATATCTGTCTCGCCTGGGTCGGTGTCAGAAGAGAAAAGGTAAAGGCGGAAATTGTCCTGAAACGTCCAGGCTGGAGTGAAATGGAAGCTGTTAAGCAGAACAGAATCCTGGTTCTGGAAGAAGAACTTTTTTGCAGGCCTTCACCACGGCTAATTGAAGGAGCCATAAAATTAGCTAAAAAGATCCACCCGCAGGCATTTTCTATGTTATAA
- a CDS encoding YuiB family protein → MQMTIFVLPISMLLFFVLFFGIGFILNMLLRMSWIMAIIYPIIAIFIIDKVRFIEYFQNPGESFSSLGVELSSLALADILILSSGMAGAIVAGITIRLLRKKGYRMF, encoded by the coding sequence ATGCAAATGACGATTTTCGTTTTGCCTATTTCGATGCTTCTATTTTTTGTGCTGTTTTTTGGGATAGGTTTTATATTAAATATGCTGTTAAGAATGTCTTGGATCATGGCCATTATTTATCCTATTATCGCCATCTTTATCATCGATAAAGTTCGTTTTATTGAATATTTTCAAAACCCGGGGGAATCGTTTTCCAGTCTTGGTGTTGAATTGTCCAGCCTCGCTCTGGCTGACATCCTCATATTAAGCAGTGGAATGGCAGGCGCCATCGTTGCCGGAATTACGATTAGGCTGCTCCGTAAAAAAGGATATCGGATGTTTTAA
- a CDS encoding DUF2225 domain-containing protein: protein MQQLKPTYDKKCKCRVCKKSFTTKKIRSRFVKASNYDSDFCPNYSDESMNPLLYHIYTCPHCGYSESEDFSPYFPPGALDMINSKVVDAWIPQDYCQDRTITAAINTYKLAIYCGTLKREKHIIMAGLYVRLAWLCRSIKNDNQEQRFLKLALKEYSESYMSDDFKGSSISETRIFYLIGELSRRTYQSEQAVKYFSKVIELQSRSTELKLIEMARERWYEMRYEQKADAK, encoded by the coding sequence ATGCAGCAATTAAAGCCTACTTATGATAAAAAATGCAAATGCAGAGTCTGCAAAAAGAGTTTCACCACAAAAAAAATCCGCTCCCGATTTGTAAAAGCATCTAATTATGACAGTGATTTTTGCCCAAATTATTCTGATGAAAGCATGAATCCTCTTTTATATCATATTTATACTTGTCCGCATTGCGGCTACTCAGAATCTGAGGACTTTTCCCCTTATTTCCCGCCAGGAGCCCTGGATATGATCAATTCTAAAGTTGTGGATGCCTGGATACCCCAGGATTATTGCCAGGACCGCACCATCACTGCTGCAATCAACACCTATAAGCTGGCTATTTATTGCGGAACTTTAAAAAGGGAGAAGCATATTATTATGGCTGGTTTATATGTCAGACTGGCCTGGCTCTGCCGGAGTATAAAGAATGATAATCAAGAACAGCGATTTTTAAAGCTTGCTCTAAAAGAATATTCGGAGTCTTATATGTCAGATGATTTTAAAGGATCATCCATTTCTGAAACGAGGATTTTCTATCTGATCGGAGAGCTATCCAGAAGGACATATCAGTCCGAACAGGCTGTTAAATACTTTTCGAAAGTAATTGAACTGCAAAGCCGCTCCACTGAACTTAAATTAATTGAAATGGCAAGAGAACGATGGTATGAAATGAGATATGAACAAAAAGCTGATGCTAAATAA
- a CDS encoding NAD(P)/FAD-dependent oxidoreductase encodes MKEDQKVYDITIIGGGPTGLFTAFYGGMRQASVKIIESLPQLGGQLSALYPEKYIYDVAGFPKVRAQELIDNLKEQMAKFEPTVSLEQSVEKLEKQADGTFKLTTNKEVHYSKTIIITAGNGAFQPRRLELDSAAQYEGKNLHYFIDDLNQFAGKKAVVFGGGDSAVDWALMLEPIAEKVTIIHRRDKFRAHEHSVENLQNSKVEIKTPYVPAELIGDSEGIKQVVLEGVTSKEKEVFDVDAVIVNYGFVSSLGPIKEWGLEIEKNSIVVNSRMETNIEGIYAAGDICTYDGKVKLIACGFGEAPTAVNHAKSYIDPKAKVQPMHSSSMFGK; translated from the coding sequence ATGAAAGAAGATCAAAAAGTGTATGACATAACCATCATTGGCGGGGGGCCAACTGGTTTATTCACTGCTTTCTACGGTGGCATGAGACAAGCATCAGTAAAAATTATTGAAAGCTTGCCACAGCTTGGGGGACAATTATCTGCTCTTTATCCTGAAAAATACATATATGATGTTGCCGGCTTCCCGAAAGTCCGCGCCCAGGAATTAATTGATAACCTTAAGGAACAAATGGCTAAATTCGAGCCCACTGTATCACTTGAACAATCTGTTGAAAAATTAGAGAAACAAGCTGACGGAACATTTAAGCTTACAACCAATAAAGAAGTGCATTACTCAAAAACCATCATTATCACTGCCGGCAATGGCGCGTTCCAGCCTCGCCGTCTTGAACTTGACAGCGCAGCTCAATACGAAGGCAAGAACCTTCATTACTTCATCGATGATTTAAATCAATTTGCCGGCAAGAAAGCAGTTGTTTTCGGAGGCGGGGATTCTGCAGTAGACTGGGCATTAATGCTTGAGCCTATCGCTGAAAAAGTAACGATTATTCATCGCCGCGATAAATTCCGCGCGCATGAGCACAGTGTAGAAAATCTGCAGAACTCTAAAGTCGAAATCAAAACACCTTATGTGCCTGCTGAGCTTATCGGTGACAGCGAAGGAATCAAACAAGTCGTACTTGAAGGTGTTACTTCAAAGGAAAAAGAGGTATTCGATGTTGATGCTGTGATCGTAAACTACGGATTCGTTTCCTCCCTTGGCCCAATTAAGGAATGGGGTCTTGAAATTGAAAAAAACTCCATTGTTGTTAACTCAAGAATGGAAACAAATATCGAAGGCATCTATGCTGCCGGTGATATCTGCACATACGATGGAAAAGTGAAGCTTATTGCCTGCGGTTTCGGTGAAGCGCCAACTGCAGTGAATCACGCAAAATCCTACATCGATCCAAAAGCGAAAGTCCAGCCAATGCACAGCTCTTCCATGTTTGGCAAATAA
- a CDS encoding NAD(P)/FAD-dependent oxidoreductase: MRKPKIVILGAGYGGLMVATRLQKSVGTNEAEIVLVNKNDYHYETTWLHEASAGTLHHDRVRYDIKDVIDRNKVEFVQGTALEIKTEDKKVILENGEIDYDYLVVSLGAEPETFGIKGLKEHAFSIVNVNAARQIREHIEYQFATYNTDAEKKDERLTIVVGGAGFTGIEFLGELANRVPELCKEYDVDYHKVKIICVEAAPMVLPGFDPELVNYAVSHLEKKGVQFMIGTAIKEATPEGIIVGKGEDEVEEIKAATVVWAAGVRGNSIIENSGIEAMRGRVKVQPDLRAPGHDNLFIIGDCSLIINEEINRPYPPTAQIAMQQGEVCARNITALIRNKTELETFTPDIKGTVCSLGEHDAIGVAFGKKMVGTKASFMKKMIDNRALYMVGGPSLVLKKGKFNVL; encoded by the coding sequence TTGAGAAAGCCAAAGATTGTTATCCTCGGTGCAGGCTACGGCGGTTTGATGGTTGCAACCCGTTTGCAGAAATCTGTAGGAACTAACGAAGCGGAAATCGTTTTAGTGAACAAGAATGACTACCATTATGAAACAACATGGCTGCATGAAGCATCAGCCGGAACACTTCATCACGATCGTGTACGCTATGATATAAAAGATGTTATTGACCGCAACAAAGTTGAATTCGTTCAGGGAACTGCTCTTGAAATTAAAACAGAAGATAAGAAAGTCATTTTGGAAAATGGCGAAATTGACTATGATTATCTAGTTGTTTCTCTTGGAGCCGAGCCGGAAACATTCGGTATTAAAGGACTTAAGGAACATGCATTTTCTATTGTCAATGTAAATGCTGCGCGTCAGATCCGTGAGCATATTGAATATCAATTTGCTACTTACAATACAGACGCCGAGAAAAAAGACGAGCGCCTTACAATAGTTGTCGGCGGTGCAGGCTTCACGGGCATTGAATTCCTTGGAGAATTGGCAAACCGTGTTCCTGAGCTTTGCAAAGAGTACGATGTAGACTACCACAAAGTGAAAATCATTTGCGTGGAAGCAGCGCCAATGGTTCTTCCTGGCTTCGATCCTGAGCTTGTTAATTACGCTGTATCTCACCTGGAGAAAAAAGGCGTACAATTCATGATTGGAACAGCTATTAAGGAAGCTACGCCTGAAGGCATCATCGTTGGTAAGGGCGAAGATGAAGTAGAAGAAATCAAAGCTGCAACTGTTGTCTGGGCTGCAGGTGTGCGCGGAAATTCTATTATTGAAAATTCCGGCATCGAAGCAATGCGCGGCCGTGTAAAAGTTCAGCCTGATTTGCGTGCTCCTGGCCATGATAATCTGTTTATCATCGGCGACTGCTCATTAATCATCAATGAAGAAATTAACCGTCCATACCCTCCTACTGCACAAATTGCTATGCAGCAGGGTGAAGTATGTGCAAGAAACATTACTGCATTAATCCGCAATAAAACTGAACTTGAAACATTTACTCCAGATATTAAAGGTACTGTTTGTTCTCTTGGTGAACACGATGCGATCGGTGTTGCATTCGGCAAGAAAATGGTTGGTACTAAAGCTTCATTCATGAAGAAGATGATCGATAACCGTGCTCTTTACATGGTTGGGGGACCATCACTTGTATTGAAAAAAGGTAAATTCAACGTTCTTTAA
- a CDS encoding YuzB family protein, translating into MIKPIIEFCISNLASGSQKALEKLEKDYDLDVIEYGCLGYCGKCASTLFALVNGEVVTGETPDELVENIYQYLDENPMF; encoded by the coding sequence GTGATTAAGCCAATCATCGAATTTTGCATCAGCAATTTGGCCAGCGGATCTCAAAAAGCGCTGGAAAAGCTGGAAAAGGATTATGATCTGGATGTCATCGAATATGGCTGTCTCGGGTATTGCGGCAAATGTGCAAGCACTCTTTTTGCGCTTGTGAACGGAGAAGTGGTTACTGGAGAAACACCAGATGAACTGGTTGAAAATATATATCAATATCTGGATGAAAATCCGATGTTTTAA
- the thrB gene encoding homoserine kinase — MSEGEMVVIKVPGSTANLGPGFDSIGLALNLYLTLEAERADKFEMVPLSEPLSIYPSDETNFIFQVAMDTAKKYGRELPGCKARISSDIPLTRGLGSSAAAIVAGIELADVFCGLQLSQYEKLELSSRMEGHPDNAGASLLGGLVIGCMSEEEVSVQSIKNIKFDVIAVVPKEELLTKESRGVLPEEWSFKEAVQAGAVGNVMVAALLSGNYSLAGKMMSEDLFHHPYRKKMVPHLEVIEKAAPGLGAFGVALSGAGPAVLCLAEPECAPAVDEGLQRVLPEMEILFLKIDQEGSTVLKKSLTELEVGHIV; from the coding sequence ATGAGCGAAGGTGAAATGGTTGTCATCAAAGTACCGGGCAGCACGGCAAATCTCGGGCCTGGCTTCGACTCGATCGGCCTCGCCTTAAATTTATATTTGACGCTTGAAGCCGAGAGGGCAGATAAGTTTGAAATGGTTCCTTTATCAGAGCCGCTAAGCATCTACCCTTCAGATGAAACGAATTTTATTTTTCAAGTTGCAATGGATACCGCAAAGAAGTACGGAAGAGAGCTTCCAGGATGCAAAGCCCGCATTTCAAGTGATATCCCCCTAACAAGGGGACTTGGATCAAGCGCTGCTGCCATTGTAGCGGGAATTGAACTGGCTGACGTGTTTTGCGGCCTTCAGCTGAGCCAGTATGAAAAGCTGGAGCTGTCATCACGAATGGAGGGGCATCCTGATAACGCAGGAGCTTCCCTTCTCGGAGGCCTTGTCATTGGCTGTATGTCAGAGGAAGAGGTATCTGTTCAAAGCATTAAAAATATAAAATTTGATGTTATAGCAGTGGTGCCAAAAGAAGAGCTCCTTACAAAGGAATCCAGAGGCGTCCTGCCTGAAGAATGGTCTTTTAAAGAAGCCGTACAGGCTGGGGCAGTCGGCAATGTCATGGTAGCAGCACTGCTTAGCGGGAATTATTCCCTGGCAGGCAAGATGATGAGTGAAGACTTATTCCACCATCCTTACCGAAAGAAAATGGTTCCGCATTTGGAAGTCATAGAAAAAGCAGCACCTGGACTCGGAGCATTTGGAGTTGCCTTAAGCGGTGCTGGACCGGCGGTTCTCTGCCTTGCTGAGCCAGAATGTGCTCCAGCAGTGGATGAAGGGCTTCAGCGGGTTCTCCCGGAAATGGAAATCCTTTTCCTTAAAATTGATCAGGAAGGCAGCACTGTTTTAAAAAAAAGCCTAACTGAGCTGGAAGTCGGCCATATAGTATAA
- a CDS encoding HesB/IscA family protein, protein MEQVVDITEAAALHIKEMMKQNEEEDAFLRVAVKGGGCSGLSYGMGFAHEVEEDDIQSDHYGIQVLVSKEDAPILKGTKIDYKQSMMGGGFTIDNPNAIASCGCGSSFRTASNTGTPEEC, encoded by the coding sequence ATGGAACAAGTTGTGGATATAACAGAAGCAGCAGCTTTGCATATAAAAGAAATGATGAAACAAAATGAGGAAGAAGATGCATTCTTGCGTGTAGCCGTTAAAGGAGGCGGGTGCAGCGGACTTTCCTATGGAATGGGGTTTGCCCATGAAGTAGAGGAAGATGATATCCAGTCAGATCACTATGGTATCCAGGTTCTTGTCAGCAAGGAAGACGCCCCTATCTTAAAAGGCACAAAAATTGATTACAAACAATCTATGATGGGCGGCGGATTCACAATCGACAATCCCAATGCCATTGCATCCTGCGGCTGTGGATCCTCTTTCCGTACCGCTTCAAATACAGGTACTCCGGAAGAGTGCTAA
- a CDS encoding NUDIX domain-containing protein: MGVEHKRGKVWLAVSGLVISPEGNWLVVKKKYGGLKGKWSLPAGFVEPGETADEAAVREVEEETGIKCSVKGLLGLRTGVIKGEVSDNMVLFLLEAEPGQSLKVQESELFDVQYRDPKELANDPDGSVLLKYILDSSDSSTKPLINGINPGDTFGYTAYKLFL, from the coding sequence ATGGGAGTCGAACATAAAAGGGGAAAAGTCTGGCTTGCGGTTTCTGGGCTTGTTATTTCCCCAGAAGGCAACTGGCTTGTCGTTAAAAAGAAATACGGAGGCCTTAAAGGCAAATGGTCTCTGCCTGCAGGGTTTGTGGAACCAGGCGAAACTGCTGATGAAGCTGCAGTGCGTGAAGTAGAAGAAGAGACGGGAATCAAATGTTCAGTGAAAGGCTTGCTTGGATTGCGTACAGGTGTTATCAAAGGGGAAGTCAGCGATAATATGGTTTTGTTTTTGCTTGAAGCAGAGCCTGGACAATCATTAAAAGTTCAGGAAAGTGAACTTTTTGACGTGCAGTATCGTGATCCGAAAGAGCTGGCTAATGACCCGGATGGATCAGTTCTTTTAAAATACATATTAGATTCTTCTGATTCCTCTACAAAGCCTTTGATTAATGGCATTAATCCGGGAGATACTTTCGGATACACAGCATATAAACTATTTTTATAA
- a CDS encoding NAD(P)/FAD-dependent oxidoreductase: MKNLVILGGGYGGMRALARLLPNQLPDDVSITLIDRVPYHCLKTEYYALAAGTISDQHVRVSFPEHQRLTIKYGEVTKISIEENKVYLQGEEPVSYDDIIIGLGCEDKYHNVPGADIHTYSIQTIEKSRRTYEALNNLSPGSVVGIVGAGLSGVELASELNESRPDLKVKLFDRGKHILSAFSERLSTYVENWFLEHNVEIINQSNITKVEEKTLYNHDEAIHCDAIVWTAGIQPNKVVRDMNVEKDQQGRVVLTKHHNIPGNEHVYVVGDCASLPHAPSAQLAEGQAEQIVQILLKRWKGEELPETLPVIKLKGVLGSLGKKHGFGLVAERPITGRVARLLKSGILWMYKYHNG, translated from the coding sequence ATGAAAAATCTTGTGATACTTGGCGGAGGTTATGGCGGTATGAGGGCGCTTGCACGACTTTTGCCTAATCAGCTTCCTGATGATGTCTCCATTACACTAATAGATCGTGTGCCTTATCATTGTTTAAAAACTGAATATTACGCTCTTGCTGCAGGTACCATTTCTGATCAGCATGTGCGTGTATCCTTCCCTGAACATCAAAGATTGACCATAAAATACGGTGAAGTGACAAAAATCAGCATCGAGGAAAACAAGGTATATCTTCAGGGTGAAGAGCCTGTTTCATATGATGATATAATAATAGGCCTTGGATGCGAAGATAAGTACCACAATGTTCCAGGAGCCGACATTCACACATATAGCATTCAAACAATTGAAAAATCCCGCAGAACGTATGAAGCTTTAAATAATCTATCACCAGGCTCTGTTGTTGGAATTGTCGGTGCAGGACTAAGCGGAGTGGAACTGGCTTCTGAATTAAATGAAAGCCGTCCAGATTTGAAAGTCAAATTGTTCGATAGAGGGAAGCATATACTGTCTGCATTCTCTGAAAGATTAAGCACGTATGTAGAAAATTGGTTTTTAGAACATAATGTAGAAATTATTAACCAATCAAATATTACTAAAGTAGAAGAAAAAACCCTTTATAATCATGACGAAGCCATCCACTGTGATGCCATCGTATGGACCGCCGGCATCCAGCCGAACAAAGTGGTTCGTGATATGAATGTGGAAAAGGATCAGCAAGGACGCGTAGTTTTAACCAAGCATCACAATATCCCTGGAAATGAACATGTCTATGTGGTAGGGGATTGTGCAAGCCTTCCGCATGCACCAAGTGCCCAGCTTGCTGAAGGGCAGGCAGAGCAAATCGTTCAAATCCTGTTGAAACGCTGGAAAGGTGAAGAACTCCCTGAAACATTGCCAGTAATCAAGCTAAAAGGAGTTCTTGGATCACTGGGCAAAAAGCACGGATTCGGTCTAGTCGCAGAACGCCCTATCACAGGACGCGTTGCCCGCCTGCTAAAATCAGGGATTTTATGGATGTATAAATATCATAATGGTTAA
- a CDS encoding divergent PAP2 family protein, giving the protein MELLTNFPLWSALAAIFFAQFVKVPIQFIATRKVDWSLLTSTGGMPSSHSAAVTALSTGVALETGIDSAVFAVSAVFAIITMFDATGVRRQAGEQAIVLNQLVADFNKFVEEAKTWQKKEEQEKQKELKELLGHKPIEVLFGGLTGILLTLGLHYLFS; this is encoded by the coding sequence ATGGAATTATTGACAAATTTTCCTTTATGGTCTGCTTTGGCAGCCATCTTCTTTGCCCAATTTGTAAAAGTGCCCATTCAATTTATTGCCACCCGAAAAGTGGATTGGTCCCTTTTGACAAGTACAGGCGGAATGCCAAGCTCACACTCAGCAGCAGTAACTGCCCTTTCAACCGGAGTGGCACTAGAGACTGGAATAGACTCCGCTGTATTCGCTGTCTCAGCAGTATTTGCCATTATCACGATGTTTGATGCTACAGGAGTGCGACGTCAGGCTGGGGAACAGGCAATTGTATTAAACCAGCTTGTTGCCGACTTCAATAAATTTGTTGAAGAAGCAAAGACATGGCAGAAGAAAGAAGAACAAGAAAAACAGAAAGAATTGAAGGAGCTGCTGGGCCATAAGCCGATAGAAGTTCTATTTGGCGGCCTGACTGGAATCCTATTAACTTTAGGACTTCATTATTTATTTTCCTGA
- a CDS encoding YuzD family protein produces MKKEIEITVYGAEQLCPSCVNLPSSKETYEWLEAAVSRKFANQPFKIVYVDIHNPPEEEDKKEFALRVIEEDMFYPVVLIEEEIVGEGNPKLKTIYAEMEKYGYQAV; encoded by the coding sequence TTGAAAAAAGAAATTGAAATCACTGTGTATGGTGCGGAGCAGCTTTGTCCAAGCTGTGTGAATCTGCCATCATCCAAGGAGACATACGAATGGCTGGAGGCGGCAGTATCCCGCAAATTCGCCAATCAGCCTTTTAAAATCGTATATGTTGACATTCATAATCCGCCCGAAGAAGAGGACAAAAAGGAGTTCGCCTTGCGAGTGATAGAGGAGGATATGTTTTACCCGGTTGTCCTGATTGAGGAAGAAATTGTCGGTGAAGGCAATCCGAAATTAAAAACGATCTATGCGGAAATGGAAAAGTACGGATACCAGGCAGTTTAA
- a CDS encoding YuiA family protein has translation MTAKNYENKECMYCSGKGYFQLLLGGSETCSCCGGTGKKKE, from the coding sequence ATGACAGCTAAGAATTATGAAAATAAAGAGTGTATGTATTGTTCAGGGAAAGGGTATTTCCAATTATTGTTAGGTGGATCTGAAACCTGCAGCTGCTGCGGAGGTACAGGAAAGAAAAAGGAATAA